One genomic segment of Hordeum vulgare subsp. vulgare chromosome 2H, MorexV3_pseudomolecules_assembly, whole genome shotgun sequence includes these proteins:
- the LOC123430208 gene encoding uncharacterized protein LOC123430208: MADWGPVIVATVLFVLLTPGLLCTLPGRGRVAEFGSMHTSGLSILIHAVLYFALVTIFIIAVGVHVYTG, from the coding sequence ATGGCGGACTGGGGTCCGGTGATTGTCGCGACGGTGCTGTTCGTGCTACTGACGCCGGGGCTGCTGTGCACGCTGCCGGGGCGCGGGCGGGTGGCGGAGTTCGGTAGCATGCACACCAGCGGCCTCTCCATCCTCATCCACGCCGTCCTCTACTTCGCGCTcgtcaccatcttcatcatcgcCGTCGGCGTCCACGTCTACACCGGCTAG